In a genomic window of Coprococcus eutactus:
- a CDS encoding GNAT family N-acetyltransferase codes for MILETNRLILRHWQESDADILFEYASDPDVGPIAGWPVHESREYSLDVIRNVFNGPECYAVCLKDSGLVVGAIELLLNGRTDMTDRDDECELGYWIGKPHWGNEYAPEAARRLIKHGFLDLGMRTIWCGYYDGNSKSCIVQEKLGFVFHHICDEVDVPLLNEVRIGHTNILTRKHWLSGKMKNALYDQLARDYCCDAADIYSSDNIFSEYRQIAGQRQFKGQEKCPLKIAVVNGKLLFTGRREIVDECRKRYENASGKWFMDIEKFRELDSILSRYGCKLKFAHPFYLPTELSEQGVRKDTTDKTVDSMIKEDFNLVRYTGDEILQFKGDDRWCEAFCFDDNTPDVLAVAAVSSDEIIGMAGASADSDDFWQIGINVVQKAEGRHVGTALVSELTKDILRCGKIPYYGTGMSHIASQRVAAAAGYDVFWFELLAGK; via the coding sequence TTGATTTTAGAAACTAATAGGTTAATATTACGTCACTGGCAGGAGAGTGACGCAGATATATTATTTGAATATGCAAGTGACCCTGATGTGGGACCTATAGCTGGCTGGCCAGTGCATGAGAGCAGGGAGTACAGCCTTGATGTGATACGGAATGTATTTAATGGGCCGGAGTGTTATGCTGTGTGTCTGAAGGACAGCGGCCTGGTTGTCGGTGCCATCGAATTACTGTTAAATGGAAGGACAGATATGACAGACCGCGATGACGAATGTGAACTCGGATACTGGATAGGAAAGCCTCACTGGGGCAACGAATACGCACCGGAGGCGGCCAGGAGACTCATAAAACATGGATTTCTTGATCTGGGCATGAGAACAATATGGTGCGGTTACTACGATGGCAATTCCAAGTCCTGCATAGTACAGGAAAAGCTTGGATTTGTGTTTCATCATATCTGTGATGAAGTGGATGTGCCTCTTTTGAATGAAGTCCGGATAGGACATACGAATATTCTGACGAGAAAACATTGGCTGTCTGGAAAGATGAAGAATGCACTGTATGATCAGCTGGCCAGGGATTATTGCTGTGATGCGGCCGATATATATTCCAGTGACAATATATTCTCTGAATACAGACAGATAGCAGGGCAAAGGCAGTTCAAAGGACAGGAAAAGTGCCCGCTCAAAATAGCTGTGGTAAATGGCAAGCTGCTATTTACCGGTCGTAGAGAGATTGTAGATGAATGCAGAAAACGCTATGAGAATGCATCTGGCAAATGGTTCATGGATATAGAGAAATTTCGTGAGCTTGACAGTATTCTTTCCAGATACGGATGTAAATTGAAATTTGCTCACCCATTTTACCTTCCAACGGAACTGAGCGAACAGGGAGTGAGAAAAGATACTACAGATAAAACCGTTGATTCGATGATAAAAGAAGATTTTAACCTTGTCAGGTATACGGGGGATGAGATCCTGCAATTCAAAGGAGATGACAGGTGGTGTGAAGCTTTCTGCTTTGATGATAACACACCTGATGTACTTGCTGTGGCAGCTGTATCAAGTGATGAGATTATCGGTATGGCTGGCGCAAGTGCTGATAGTGACGACTTCTGGCAGATTGGTATAAATGTTGTTCAAAAAGCTGAGGGAAGACATGTGGGTACAGCGCTTGTATCTGAACTGACCAAGGATATACTCAGATGTGGTAAAATTCCATATTATGGCACAGGAATGTCACATATAGCATCACAGAGAGTTGCCGCTGCGGCAGGTTATGATGTGTTCTGGTTTGAACTGCTGGCGGGCAAGTAA